The proteins below come from a single Leptotrichia sp. oral taxon 223 genomic window:
- a CDS encoding Txe/YoeB family addiction module toxin has protein sequence MIKSWTDEAWEEFEYWAKNDKRIFKRILELIKDIDRNGYTGIGKPEALKYDLSGYWSRRIDAGNRIIYKIEDGFIKIVQCGSHYKDK, from the coding sequence ATGATTAAATCATGGACTGATGAAGCATGGGAAGAATTTGAATATTGGGCAAAAAATGATAAGAGGATTTTTAAGAGAATATTAGAACTCATAAAAGATATTGATAGAAATGGATATACAGGAATTGGTAAGCCAGAAGCTCTGAAATATGATTTGAGTGGTTATTGGAGCAGAAGAATAGACGCTGGAAACAGGATTATTTATAAAATTGAAGATGGATTTATAAAAATCGTTCAATGTGGCTCTCATTATAAGGACAAATAA
- a CDS encoding replication initiation protein has translation MDTGLQTLEVSVNDEFLFLLNELTSNFTRFELDEFVNFKSTYTKEFYRRIKQFRHTGVWKISIDEFNRLLGISESYKISDIDKRIFQPILSELGEKYNLKIIKKYSKKQDVEEAVSVDLNCI, from the coding sequence ATTGATACGGGTCTTCAGACTTTGGAAGTTTCCGTCAATGATGAATTCTTGTTTTTGTTAAATGAATTGACTTCCAATTTTACGAGATTTGAATTAGATGAGTTTGTAAACTTTAAATCAACCTATACAAAAGAATTTTATCGAAGAATAAAGCAATTTAGGCACACTGGAGTCTGGAAAATTTCCATAGATGAGTTTAACAGACTTCTAGGGATTTCTGAAAGCTATAAAATATCAGATATTGACAAAAGGATTTTTCAGCCTATTTTAAGTGAACTTGGAGAAAAATACAATTTAAAAATAATAAAAAAATATTCAAAAAAACAGGACGTGGAAGAAGCAGTGTCAGTGGATTTGAATTGCATTTAA
- a CDS encoding type II toxin-antitoxin system RelB/DinJ family antitoxin, which yields MEKAVVNFRMDKTTKKEMEEICEDIGISIGTAFNIFAKKLVRERRIPFELDSDPFYSKENIERLKKSIEQMEKTGGTVHEVDYD from the coding sequence ATGGAAAAAGCAGTTGTTAATTTCAGAATGGATAAGACTACTAAGAAAGAAATGGAAGAAATTTGTGAAGATATAGGAATTTCTATAGGGACAGCATTTAATATTTTTGCAAAAAAATTGGTTCGTGAAAGAAGAATACCATTTGAGTTAGATTCAGATCCTTTTTACAGCAAAGAAAACATTGAAAGATTAAAAAAATCTATTGAGCAGATGGAAAAAACTGGTGGAACTGTTCATGAAGTTGACTATGATTAA
- a CDS encoding DKNYY domain-containing protein gives MIKKIFIKTLIIKCLIFLIILNMLYASDKDFKTQKNRFNKINSYYLKDSHNYYGTKKKVLLADISDVNKLIIGEKDLEEIFEIDDIPIKIIKEYFFSKNNIYYCGEKIKDVDLKSFEILPYGFSKDKNNLYFEGEKILENIEKFKILGENFFLINDKVYVLFFEEKARILEINFNTLREVKIDISTMKVLGKNYISDKNNIYYANNIIENVDKNSFKILDENFSRDKNNIYYHGEKIKDVDLKSFEILSYGYSRDKNNIYYEENIFLNYSIKNLEIYNRHFFRDDKYLYLRRVFFNDTLVEDFKKIKINSNIKLTKIDDYFFSFDNNTILYEDFAGVHFINVKNSRKFKKITNYYYTDEENVYYMYKKIPQVDLDSFEIINKYYSKDKNNIYFKNFKTDKYIDVDLIPRKKIFY, from the coding sequence ATGATAAAAAAAATATTTATAAAAACTCTAATCATAAAATGTTTGATTTTTTTAATAATTTTAAATATGCTTTATGCCAGTGATAAAGATTTTAAAACTCAAAAAAATAGATTTAATAAAATAAATAGCTATTATTTAAAGGACTCTCATAATTATTATGGAACTAAAAAAAAGGTTTTATTAGCTGATATTTCAGATGTAAATAAATTAATAATTGGTGAGAAAGATTTGGAGGAAATTTTTGAGATAGATGATATTCCAATTAAAATAATAAAAGAATACTTTTTTTCAAAAAATAATATTTATTATTGTGGGGAAAAAATAAAAGATGTAGATTTAAAAAGTTTTGAAATTTTACCTTATGGTTTTTCAAAAGATAAGAATAATTTATATTTTGAAGGAGAAAAGATTTTAGAAAATATAGAAAAATTTAAAATTTTAGGAGAAAATTTTTTTCTTATTAATGATAAAGTTTATGTTCTTTTTTTTGAGGAGAAAGCTAGAATTTTAGAAATTAATTTTAATACATTAAGAGAAGTGAAGATTGATATTTCAACAATGAAAGTATTAGGAAAAAATTATATTTCTGATAAAAATAATATATATTATGCAAATAATATTATTGAAAATGTGGATAAAAATAGTTTTAAAATATTAGATGAAAATTTTTCAAGAGATAAAAATAATATTTACTATCATGGAGAAAAAATAAAAGATGTAGATTTAAAGAGCTTTGAAATCTTATCTTATGGATATTCAAGAGATAAAAATAATATATATTATGAAGAAAATATTTTTTTGAATTATTCTATCAAAAATTTAGAAATTTATAATAGACATTTTTTTAGAGATGATAAATATTTATATTTAAGAAGAGTTTTTTTTAATGATACTTTGGTTGAAGATTTTAAAAAGATAAAAATAAATAGTAATATCAAATTAACAAAAATAGATGATTATTTTTTTTCTTTTGATAATAACACAATTTTATATGAAGATTTTGCAGGAGTTCATTTTATAAATGTAAAAAATAGTAGAAAATTTAAGAAAATTACAAATTATTATTATACAGATGAAGAAAATGTTTATTACATGTATAAAAAAATACCGCAAGTAGATTTAGACAGCTTTGAAATAATTAATAAATATTATTCAAAAGATAAGAACAATATTTATTTTAAAAATTTTAAGACTGACAAGTATATAGATGTTGATTTAATTCCCAGAAAAAAAATATTTTATTAA
- a CDS encoding transposase translates to MKSKQVTTDRGSQYMSKEYRKFCAKKGISISYSRKGNPYDNACIESFHATLKKEYVHNENFENLESLRSGMYEYIEIWYNNSRIHSKIGFTSPDEYEESMKKGNKEIA, encoded by the coding sequence ATAAAATCTAAACAAGTTACAACAGATAGAGGAAGCCAGTATATGAGTAAAGAATATCGTAAATTTTGTGCAAAAAAAGGCATAAGCATATCTTACAGCAGAAAAGGAAATCCTTATGACAATGCCTGTATAGAATCATTCCATGCAACATTGAAAAAAGAATATGTACATAATGAAAACTTTGAAAATCTAGAAAGTTTAAGAAGCGGAATGTACGAGTATATAGAAATATGGTATAATAACAGCAGAATACACAGTAAAATAGGATTTACAAGTCCGGATGAATACGAAGAAAGCATGAAGAAAGGAAACAAAGAAATTGCTTAA